One segment of Ziziphus jujuba cultivar Dongzao chromosome 12, ASM3175591v1 DNA contains the following:
- the LOC112493237 gene encoding uncharacterized protein LOC112493237: protein MGKNFLQKHSKISSENKGHAGCAWSMFHIMKYNQWRHVMKRLTYKKTGGDNRHLEVVGNPGNDTITNASSANKLDEQVDAKMDNSIADQEKKEESSQTNDSSMDARIAALVAEEVSKIMKGQQNHRTSSAYPVRSLKRSFSIHHRLEPKVLEPLDKIINDSSPKIIHQDPFSNLDSPPKNSSEEPVKDISSYGDESGNIVASDQVDKHEKKSLENQAVLEENLDHTIQDVLKQPNLDPSLFKSKELLDALDMISANKELLLKILHEPDSPLAQYFHKQHALNTKLGLTKSDSFPLNGTLGRKGLEPNKLEPNHEGSGSENHSQEQNFANSSSPIHPQLLKGENPAAIKRFKDLKQKIKHVIEDSKKERRRISMDAILHKVPHGQKLSDQELEEIDNQLEDTVNNRGDKSNARSGYERACSAPSFKHKQARHMRRTSSLNESMDRYCQLYENSFNQEAKQQSSQSSDNLKVRTIEAGSPVNTVPKNLGRILSMPDLKAYICYSQESSCAFSSATPSRSDFDPNVSARTSFNERSSLDDLYSLIRENSEEVDEISSIASELANFLDRQDNLSKQGQEPTSMVNNPQAFESEHGIENEEPPKSDLIYDMTDLKLDENNKVEFSYVRDVLELSGFSGSGFLGSWHSEDQPVDPLVYEAVEGCLFLDPDCSGNEGGKCDHLLMFDLINEVLMEIYGRSYSYYPMPLTSLSHIRPMPVGHHVLEQVWGLISFYLRLRPELDQSLDYVVNVDLAKDDGWMNLQFDTECVALEVEDMVFDDLLDELVYEDLLEEEM from the exons ATGGGAAAGAATTTTCTTCAGAAACATTCGAAGATATCTTCGGAGAATAAAGGGCATGCTGGATGTGCATGGAGCATGTTTCATATCATGAAGTATAATCAATGGCGTCATGTCATGAAAAGACTGACTTACAAGAAGACTGGTGGTGATAATAGACATTTGGAGGTTGTTG GAAATCCAGGAAATGATACAATTACAAATGCTTCAAGTGCTAATAAATTGGATGAACAAGTTGATGCTAAGATGGACAATTCCATT GCTGATcaagaaaaaaaggaggaatCCTCTCAAACAAATGATAGTTCTATGGATGCACGAATAGCAGCACTTGTTGCTGAAGAGGTGTCGAAAATCATGAAAGGCCAACAGAATCACCGGACTTCATCAGCTTATCCGGTACGATCTTTGAAACGAAGCTTTTCTATTCATCATCGATTGGAGCCTAAAGTTTTGGAACCTCTcgataaaataattaatgattCAAGTCCCAAAATTATTCATCAAGATCCTTTCAGTAATCTTGATTCACCACCGAAGAATTCTAGTGAAGAACCAGTAAAGGACATCAGTAGTTATGGAGATGAGAGTGGAAACATAGTTGCTAGTGATCAAGTTGATAAGCATGAGAAAAAATCACTTGAGAATCAGGCAGTTCTTGAGGAAAACTTAGACCACACTATACAAGATGTGTTAAAACAGCCTAATCTAGATCCTTCTCTATTCAAATCAAAAGAATTATTGGATGCtttggatatgattagtgcaaATAAGGAGTTGTTACTAAAGATTTTACATGAGCCAGACTCTCCCTTGGCTCAGTACTTCCACAAACAACATGCATTAAACACAAAACTGGGGTTAACCAAATCTGACTCATTCCCTCTAAATGGCACATTGGGAAGAAAAGGTTTGGAGCCAAACAAACTCGAACCCAACCACGAAGGAAGTGGATCGGAAAATCATAGTCAAGAGCAAAACTTTGCTAACAGTTCTTCCCCAATTCATCCTCAACTTCTAAAGGGTGAGAATCCAGCAGCAATTAAGAGATTCAAGGATCTTAAGCAGAAGATAAAGCATGTGATTGAAGATAGCAAAAAAGAGAGGCGTCGAATTTCGATGGATGCTATTCTACATAAAGTTCCTCATGGCCAAAAGTTGTCTGATCAGGAATTAGAAGAGATTGATAACCAATTGGAGGATACTGTAAACAACAGAGGAGACAAAAGCAATGCTAGAAGTGGTTATGAAAGAGCTTGTTCGGCTCCTTCCTTCAAACACAAGCAAGCACGCCACATGAGAAGAACATCATCTCTCAATGAATCAATGGATAGGTATTGCCAATTGTATGAGAACAGTTTCAACCAAGAAGCCAAACAACAGAGTTCACAGTCTTCAGACAACTTGAAAGTGAGAACCATAGAAGCAGGGTCACCTGTTAACACTGTCCCAAAAAACCTTGGAAGGATTCTTTCCATGCCTGATCTAAAAGCTTATATCTGTTACAGTCAAGAATCTTCTTGTGCCTTTTCTTCAGCAACACCAAGTAGGAGTGATTTCGATCCCAATGTTAGTGCACGAACTAGTTTCAACGAACGAAGTAGTCTCGATGATTTGTATAGTCTTATTCGAGAAAACTCAGAGGAAGTTGATGAAATAAGTTCAATTGCAAGTGAACTAGCAAATTTTCTTGATCGACAAGATAATCTTTCAAAGCAAGGACAAGAGCCTACAAGCATGGTTAATAATCCTCAAGCGTTCGAAAGTGAACATGGAATTGAAAATGAAGAACCACCAAAAAGTGACTTAATCTATGACATGACAGATCTTAAATTGGatgaaaataacaaagttgaattcaGTTATGTAAGAGATGTACTAGAATTATCAGGTTTCAGTGGAAGTGGATTTTTAGGCTCTTGGCATTCTGAAGATCAACCAGTTGATCCCTTGGTCTATGAAGCAGTGGAAGGCTGTTTGTTTCTTGATCCTGATTGTTCAGGAAATGAAGGTGGGAAATGCGATCATCTACTtatgtttgatttgattaatgAGGTTTTGATGGAGATTTATGGAAGATCATACAGCTACTATCCTATGCctttaacttccctttcacataTTAGACCAATGCCAGTAGGACACCATGTTCTTGAACAAGTTTGGGGGCTTATAAGCTTCTATTTGAGGCTGAGACCAGAACTTGATCAATCATTGGATTATGTTGTGAATGTTGATTTAGCTAAAGATGATGGTTGGATGAATCTTCAATTTGATACTGAATGTGTAGCTCTTGAAGTTGAAGATATGGTTTTTGATGATCTTTTAGATGAGTTGGTTTACGAAGATCTTTTAGAAGAAGAAATGTAG
- the LOC107429580 gene encoding inactive leucine-rich repeat receptor-like serine/threonine-protein kinase At1g60630, with amino-acid sequence MEQLVGVVHSRYYYSHFFWVLMVFSVVSSSFPMVQSGDLEALLSLKSTIDPLNSLPWNGNEVCQWKGVKECMNGRVSKLVLEYLNLTGILQGKILNQLDQLRVLSFKGNSISGQVPDLSGLINLKSLFLNDNNFSGEFPTSLTELHRLKVIVLAGNRISGHIPVSLLKLRRLYVLYLQDNLLTGKIPPLNQTSLRFFNVSNNKLSGEIPVTSSLVRFNTSSFAGNGGLCGEQVHVPCKSGIGFPFPPSMSPLEPPLSSSKSSSNRSKLIKIIAGSVGGFVLILICLLLLCLFCRKSGRREVSGEEKNKGIAGTEETERGGEEGGGGRTGNNGGKQGGFSWEGEGLGSLVFCGAGDQQMSYSLEDLLKASAETLGRGIMGSTYKAVMESGFIVTVKRLKDARYPPLDEFRRQMDVLGKLRHPNLVPLRAYFQAKEERLLVYDYFPNGSLFSLIHGSRTTGGGKPLHWTSCLKIAEDLGSGLLYIHQNPGLTHGNLKSSNVLLGSDFESCLTDYGLTSFRDPDSLEEPSATSLFYRAPECRDIRRPSTQPADVYSFGVLILELLTGKTPFQDLVQEHGSDIPRWVRSVREEETESGDEPASGNEASEEKLQALLNIAMLCVSLVPENRPTMREVLKMIRDTRSEAQVSSNSSDHSPGRWSDTVQSLPREEHLSI; translated from the exons ATGGAACAGCTTGTTGGGGTTGTACATTCAAGGTACTACTATTCTCACTTTTTCTGGGTGCTAATGGTTTTCTCTgtagtttcttcttcttttcctatGGTCCAATCGGGGGATTTAGAAGCTCTTCTGAGCTTGAAATCCACAATCGATCCATTAAACTCTCTTCCATGGAATGGAAACGAGGTTTGTCAATGGAAAGGAGTGAAAGAATGCATGAATGGGAGGGTCTCAAAGCTTGTGTTGGAGTATTTGAACTTGACTGGCATTTTGCAAGGGAAAATCTTGAACCAGTTGGATCAACTCCGAGTGCTCAGCTTCAAAGGAAACTCCATTTCCGGCCAAGTCCCTGATCTTTCCGGCTTAATTAACCTGAAATCTCTCTTCCTCAACGATAACAATTTCTCCGGTGAGTTTCCCACTTCTCTAACAGAACTTCACCGCTTGAAAGTCATCGTACTCGCCGGAAACCGTATTTCAGGCCATATTCCGGTGTCTCTGCTCAAGCTTCGCCGTTTATACGTACTCTACTTGCAAGACAACTTGCTAACCGGAAAAATCCCACCTTTGAACCAGACCAGTCTCCGATTCTTCAATGTTTCTAATAACAAACtctccggcgagattccggtgACCTCATCTCTGGTTCGGTTCAATACTTCATCATTCGCCGGAAATGGAGGACTCTGCGGCGAACAGGTTCACGTTCCGTGCAAAAGCGGTATTGGGTTTCCATTTCCTCCATCAATGAGTCCCTTAGAACCTCCACTGTCGAGCTCCAAAAGCTCCTCAAACCGTTCAAAATTGATCAAGATCATCGCTGGAAGCGTAGGTGGGTTTGTTCTCATTCTCATCTGCTTACTCCTGCTGTGTCTATTTTGCCGGAAGAGTGGCCGGAGAGAGGTATCCGGCGAGGAGAAGAACAAAGGGATTGCCGGAACAGAGGAAACAGAGAGAGGAGGAGAAGAAGGAGGAGGTGGCAGAACAGGTAATAATGGTGGAAAACAAGGCGGGTTTTCCTGGGAAGGAGAGGGATTAGGGAGTTTGGTGTTCTGCGGAGCAGGGGATCAGCAAATGAGTTATAGCTTAGAAGATTTGCTCAAGGCTTCGGCGGAGACATTAGGGAGGGGTATTATGGGAAGTACATATAAAGCTGTGATGGAGTCCGGATTTATTGTAACGGTGAAGAGGCTTAAGGACGCTAGATATCCACCGTTGGATGAATTCAGGAGACAGATGGACGTTCTTGGTAAGCTCAGGCACCCTAATCTGGTCCCACTCAGGGCTTATTTCCAGGCTAAAGAGGAACGTCTTCTTGTATATGATTACTTCCCCAATGGCAGCCTTTTCTCTCTTATTCATG GTTCAAGAACTACAGGAGGTGGAAAGCCTCTTCACTGGACATCATGCCTTAAAATAGCTGAGGACTTAGGGAGTGGTTTGCTCTACATCCACCAGAACCCTGGCTTAACTCATGGAAACTTGAAATCCTCGAACGTCTTATTAGGTTCCGATTTTGAGTCCTGCTTAACAGATTATGGTCTCACTTCGTTCCGAGATCCTGATTCACTAGAAGAACCTAGTGCAACATCTCTATTCTATAGAGCCCCCGAATGTCGTGACATAAGAAGACCATCCACTCAACCAGCCGATGTATACAGCTTTGGTGTCCTCATATTGGAGCTCCTAACAGGGAAAACTCCATTCCAAGACCTTGTTCAAGAACATGGTTCGGATATTCCTAGGTGGGTTCGATCAGTTCGTGAAGAGGAGACAGAGTCCGGGGATGAACCTGCCTCGGGCAATGAGGCATCAGAGGAGAAACTCCAAGCACTTTTGAACATAGCAATGCTCTGTGTCTCACTTGTACCAGAAAATAGGCCTACGATGAGAGAGGTCTTGAAAATGATAAGAGATACAAGATCAGAAGCTCAAGTTTCATCCAACAGTAGTGATCACTCTCCAGGAAGATGGTCAGATACCGTCCAAAGCTTGCCTAGAGAAGAACATTTAAGCATTTGA
- the LOC107429629 gene encoding putative disease resistance RPP13-like protein 1: MALELVAGAFLSASLELLFSKMDSREVLDFIRGKKIRGKKIEEGLRKLKTMLLTANKVLNDAERKQITDGDVREWLQELKDAIYDAEDLVSEINDADLRSKLEANQSRRRKFLFKVRNFLPSRFNVKKVEERIENIISTLQFILEQKDGLRLIEGVETRPFRRISEATLVKESDIYGRDADKEAIMKLLLSDHQIGGDKICVIPIVGMGGIGKTTLAQLVYKDIDNKVMEKPFDVKAWITVSDESDVFTLTKMIYQAVTGSDDCSITETFQLQHKLEQFFDGKKILLVLDDIWNVNYQTWCALKIPFDSAANGSKIIMTTRNENIASKIGNVPKHELQTISDEDSWLLFSKHAFSSLEPTAYPDLLEVIGRKIIKKCKGLPLAVKSLGGLLHSELDPKAWENIVESDIWELPQQENNILPALWLSYYYLPPRLKRCFAYCSIFPKDYTIEKGKLIRLWMAEDLLQPQRNKPLEEVGNEYVKDLVSRSFFHVSSFDGLTMHDLLNDLAQFVSGESCLTLDYNHSWGIMTKKTRHLSLLMYQYYDIKKLRAGCENKVLRTLLVLDGGLISNKQYDQLFPQLQSMQYLRVLSIPKITLTYRNPLSTKVFDSIGSLTLLRYLDLSGSEIKKVPDIICSLYNLQTLIMYFSPKLTRLPDTIDNLKYLRYLDLSYSAIKRIPDTVCNLHDLRTLKLNGCTQLTLLPSNITMLSNLQHLDIVGTSLREMPPQLSNLKSLESLGLFAVGKNIESNIKELGKFQNLGGKLCITNLENVVNVEDVSEANLKDEKLIRELILEWKGDSTQDSHEAWKVLERLQPHTANLEYLEIRNYKGRSFPGWIGHPSFSCITSVTLSNCKNCCWLPPLGQLPSLGRLSITGFDMVERIGNEFFYDGFSSVDSKPFKSLCSLSFSNMPRWKEWSLMGCSKESCGGVFLNLKDLWFSNCPELNGACIPDYLPSLTRLSIIRSSDDLVGSLSRCECPSLDELGLRRCHTMKSFPQGRLPSHIESIWIYGCNELVSLSEEGWPCHLNSLDISWCEKVLGGNLRRLVSLTSLKLHCLPNLKSLDGMGFGHLVSLRELYISSCDHLQCLVEEDEGLPTSLTSIKLSNLPNLKSLNANAFRNLTSLQNLRITQCEKLLCLPEERLPQSLSVLDIRDCNLLIPRCQKETGEDWPKIAHVPRIIYTLEDLVDI, from the coding sequence ATGGCTCTCGAACTGGTTGCTGGAGCTTTCCTCTCTGCTTCACTTGAGCTTCTGTTTTCCAAAATGGATTCTCGGGAGGTCCTTGATTTCATTCGTGGAAAGAAGATCCGTGGAAAGAAGATCGAAGAAGGGCTCAGGAAGTTGAAGACCATGTTATTGACAGCTAACAAAGTACTGAACGATGCTGAGAGGAAACAAATCACTGATGGAGATGTGAGGGAGTGGCTTCAGGAGCTCAAAGACGCAATCTACGATGCAGAGGACTTGGTTTCTGAGATAAATGATGCAGATTTGCGATCCAAGCTGGAAGCTAATCAATCTAGAAGACGAAAATTTCTGTTCAAGGTACGCAACTTCCTACCATCTAGATTCAATGTTAAGAAAGTAGAAGAAAGGATAGAGAATATCATTAGCACCCTGCAATTTATTCTGGAACAAAAGGATGGCCTTCGTTTGATTGAAGGTGTCGAAACCAGACCTTTTCGACGGATATCTGAAGCTACTTTGGTTAAAGAATCTGATATTTATGGGAGGGATGCTGATAAGGAAGCCATCATGAAGTTGCTGTTATCTGATCATCAAATAGGTGGTGATAAAATTTGTGTAATTCCCATCGTTGGCATGGGTGGGATTGGTAAGACCACCCTTGCTCAGCTTGTTTACAAGGATATTGACAACAAAGTCATGGAGAAACCTTTTGATGTCAAAGCATGGATCACAGTTTCTGATGAATCTGATGTGTTTACCTTGACAAAAATGATTTATCAGGCTGTTACTGGATCAGATGACTGCAGTATCACAGAAACATTTCAACTTCAACATAAACTGGAGCAGTTTTTcgatggaaaaaaaattctccTTGTCCTTGATGATATATGGAATGTGAACTATCAAACTTGGTGTGCATTAAAGATTCCATTTGATTCTGCTGCAAATGGAAGTAAAATCATCATGACAACACGCAATGAAAACATTGCATCAAAGATTGGTAATGTCCCAAAGCATGAACTGCAAACGATATCGGATGAAGATTCTTGGCTGTTATTTTCAAAACATGCTTTCAGTAGTTTAGAGCCAACAGCATATCCAGATCTTCTGGAAGTAATTGgtagaaaaatcataaaaaaatgcaAAGGTCTACCTTTAGCAGTAAAGTCATTAGGTGGTCTTTTGCATTCGGAACTAGATCCCAAGGCTTGGGAAAACATAGTAGAGAGTGATATATGGGAGTTACCTCAACAAGAGAATAATATTCTTCCAGCTTTATGGTTGAGTTATTACTATCTGCCTCCACGTTTAAAACGATGTTTTGCTTATTGCTCAATATTTCCTAAAGATTATACAATTGAAAAGGGAAAATTAATTAGACTATGGATGGCAGAAGATCTTTTGCAACCCCAAAGAAACAAGCCACTAGAAGAAGTTGGAAATGAATATGTTAAAGATCTAGTATCGAGGTCATTCTTTCATGTTTCCTCATTTGATGGACTTACCATGCATGATCTTCTGAATGATCTTGCTCAATTTGTATCAGGAGAATCTTGTTTGACATTGGATTACAACCACTCATGGGGCATTATGACAAAAAAGACTCGTCATTTATCACTTTTGATGTATCAGTACTATGATATCAAGAAATTAAGAGCTGGTTGTGAAAATAAGGTTTTGCGCACTTTGCTAGTATTGGATGGTGGGCTTATATCCAACAAACAATACGACCAACTTTTTCCACAATTGCAATCAATGCAATACCTAAGAGTGCTTTCTATACCTAAAATTACATTGACATATAGGAATCCTCTTAGCACAAAGGTGTTTGACTCAATTGGTAGTTTAACGCTTTTACGGTATTTGGATTTATCTGGTTCTGAAATTAAAAAAGTACCTGATATAATTTGTTCATTGTACAATTTGCAGACACTAATAATGTATTTTTCTCCTAAACTTACACGGTTGCCGGATACAATTGACAATTTGAAGTATCTAAGGTACTTAGACTTATCTTATAGTGCAATTAAAAGGATACCTGACACGGTATGTAATTTGCACGACTTGCGTACTTTAAAGTTGAATGGTTGTACACAGCTTACTCTTTTACCATCCAATATCACAATGCTAAGCAATTTGCAACATCTCGACATTGTTGGGACAAGTTTAAGAGAGATGCCACCACAACTCTCAAACTTGAAAAGTCTGGAAAGTTTAGGACTGTTTGCTGTAGGCAAAAACATCGAATCCAATATTAAAGAGCTAGGTAAGTTTCAAAATCTGGGTGGTAAATTGTGCATTACAAATCTTGAGAATGTAGTAAATGTTGAAGATGTTTCGGAGGCCAATTTGAAGGATGAGAAGCTTATTCGTGAACTGATCTTGGAGTGGAAGGGTGATAGTACTCAAGATTCACATGAAGCATGGAAGGTACTTGAGAGACTTCAACCTCACACGGCTAATCTAGAATATTTGGAAATCAGAAATTATAAAGGTAGAAGCTTCCCAGGTTGGATAGGACATCCTTCATTCTCTTGTATAACTTCTGTGACGCTATCTAATTGTAAAAATTGTTGTTGGTTGCCACCTCTGGGACAGTTACCTTCCTTGGGAAGGTTGTCGATTACAGGATTTgatatggtagagagaataggcaatgaatttttttatgatggTTTTTCTTCAGTTGATAGTAAACCATTCAAGTCGTTATGTAGTTTAAGTTTTTCGAATATGCCACGATGGAAGGAGTGGTCATTGATGGGATGTAGCAAAGAGAGTTGTGGTGGagtttttttaaatctcaaggATCTCTGGTTTTCAAATTGTCCAGAGCTAAATGGTGCTTGCATACCAGATTATCTTCCATCCTTGACAAGACTTTCAATTATTCGAAGTAGTGACGACCTGGTGGGTTCATTATCAAGGTGTGAATGTCCATCGCTTGACGAGTTGGGATTAAGACGTTGTCACACAATGAAGTCGTTTCCTCAAGGGAGATTGCCTTCCCACATTGAAAGTATTTGGATATATGGATGCAATGAATTGGTGTCATTGTCGGAAGAGGGTTGGCCATGCCATTTAAACTCACTTGATATCAGCTGGTGTGAAAAGGTCTTGGGGGGCAATCTGCGGAGGCTCGTTTCTCTTACTTCTCTGAAGCTACATTGTCTGCCAAACCTCAAATCCCTAGATGGGATGGGTTTTGGACACCTCGTCTCCCTTCGAGAATTGTACATTTCTTCATGCGATCACCTGCAATGCCTGGTAGAAGAAGATGAAGGGCTGCCCACCTCTCTCACTTCTATCAAGCTCAGTAATCTTCCAAACCTCAAATCGCTAAATGCCAACGCCTTTCGAAACCTTACCTCCCTTCAAAATTTGAGGATTACTCAGTGCGAAAAGCTCCTGTGCTTGCCAGAAGAAAGGCTGCCACAATCTCTTTCTGTGTTGGATATCAGAGACTGTAATTTACTAATTCCACGGTGCCAGAAAGAGACAGGGGAAGATTGGCCCAAGATTGCTCATGTCCCTCGCATAATATATACACTTGAAGATTTAGTAGACATATGA